The Bradyrhizobium ottawaense genome window below encodes:
- the pstB gene encoding phosphate ABC transporter ATP-binding protein PstB has protein sequence MTDLSVSMSSNAHLASQPLPEAPAKVTVRNLNFYYGEHHALKNINLTLGANRVTAFIGPSGCGKSTLLRIFNRMYDLYPGQRATGQLMLDQTNILDPRLDLNLLRARVGMVFQKPTPFPMTIYENIAFGIRLYEKISKSEMDDRVEKALRGGALWNEVKDKLNASGLSLSGGQQQRLCIARTVAVRPEVILFDEPCSALDPISTAKVEELIQELSENYTIAIVTHNMQQAARVSDKTAFMYLGELIEFDDTSKIFTSPSDRRTQDYITGRFG, from the coding sequence ATGACCGACCTGTCCGTATCCATGAGTTCCAACGCTCATCTGGCCTCGCAGCCGCTGCCGGAAGCTCCGGCCAAGGTGACGGTGCGCAATCTCAATTTCTATTACGGCGAGCACCACGCGCTGAAGAACATCAACCTGACGCTGGGCGCCAACCGTGTCACGGCGTTCATCGGCCCGTCGGGCTGCGGCAAGTCGACCCTGCTGCGCATCTTCAACCGGATGTACGACCTCTATCCGGGCCAGCGCGCCACCGGCCAGCTCATGCTGGACCAGACCAACATCCTCGACCCCAGGCTCGACCTCAATCTGCTGCGCGCCCGGGTCGGCATGGTGTTCCAGAAGCCGACGCCGTTCCCGATGACGATCTACGAGAACATCGCCTTCGGCATCCGCCTCTACGAGAAGATCTCGAAGTCCGAGATGGACGACCGCGTCGAGAAGGCGCTGCGCGGCGGCGCGCTGTGGAACGAGGTCAAGGACAAGCTCAACGCCTCCGGCCTGTCGCTCTCCGGCGGCCAGCAGCAGCGCCTGTGCATCGCCCGCACCGTCGCGGTGCGGCCCGAGGTGATTCTGTTCGACGAGCCCTGCTCGGCGCTCGATCCGATCTCGACCGCCAAGGTCGAGGAGCTGATCCAGGAGCTGTCCGAGAACTACACGATCGCGATCGTCACGCACAACATGCAGCAGGCGGCGCGCGTCTCCGACAAGACCGCCTTCATGTATCTCGGCGAGCTGATCGAGTTCGACGACACCAGCAAGATCTTCACGTCGCCGAGCGACCGGCGCACGCAGGATTACATTACCGGCCGGTTCGGCTGA
- the pstA gene encoding phosphate ABC transporter permease PstA, producing MALNPIYSRRRRKDIVIRGLCFAAAAFGVTWLALILITLLFNGLAGLNLEIFVADTPPPGSTEGGLRNAIVGSIIMTLIGVGIGAPLGLFAGTYLAEYGRNDRLTSVIRFINDILLSAPSIIIGLFIYGAVVVPMRGFSAIAGALALAVIVIPVVLRTTEDMLLLVPSPLREAASALGLPRSLVIKRIAYRAARSGLITGVLLATARVAGETAPLLFTALSNQFFSLGLNKTMANLPVTINNFVQSPYAYWKQLAWSGALLITLTVLALNIGARILGAERTAK from the coding sequence ATGGCGCTCAATCCGATCTATTCGCGTCGTCGCCGCAAGGACATCGTCATCCGCGGGCTCTGCTTCGCCGCGGCCGCCTTCGGCGTCACCTGGCTCGCGCTGATCCTGATCACGCTGCTCTTCAACGGCCTGGCCGGCCTCAATCTTGAGATCTTCGTCGCGGATACGCCGCCGCCGGGTTCGACCGAGGGCGGCCTGCGCAACGCGATCGTCGGTTCGATCATCATGACGTTGATCGGCGTCGGCATCGGCGCGCCGCTCGGCCTGTTCGCCGGCACCTACCTTGCCGAATACGGCCGCAACGACCGGCTGACCTCGGTGATCCGCTTCATCAACGACATCCTGCTCTCGGCGCCCTCGATCATCATCGGCCTGTTCATCTATGGCGCGGTGGTGGTGCCGATGCGTGGCTTCTCCGCGATCGCGGGCGCGCTGGCGCTCGCCGTCATCGTGATCCCGGTCGTGCTGCGCACCACCGAGGACATGCTGCTGCTGGTGCCGAGTCCGCTGCGCGAGGCGGCCTCGGCGCTCGGCCTGCCGCGCTCGCTGGTGATCAAGCGTATCGCCTATCGTGCGGCCCGGTCGGGCCTCATCACCGGCGTGCTGCTCGCCACCGCCCGTGTCGCCGGCGAGACCGCGCCGCTGCTCTTCACCGCGCTGTCGAACCAGTTCTTCAGCCTCGGCCTGAACAAGACGATGGCCAATTTGCCGGTCACCATCAACAACTTCGTCCAGAGCCCCTACGCCTATTGGAAGCAGCTCGCCTGGAGCGGCGCGCTGCTGATCACGCTCACCGTGCTTGCCCTGAACATTGGCGCGCGCATCCTCGGCGCCGAGAGGACTGCAAAATGA